A genomic window from Tolypothrix sp. PCC 7910 includes:
- a CDS encoding alpha/beta hydrolase, with the protein MKKLLKYLSLGLLSTFLTATPGLGAERISFFYPPFGEFSLSAESLEKFAKEGKIDSELSFYASRANPEQLAQLRQLLQQKFEITPVLVSQFTYSPLGEAVLRRLGELLLTDSRQNGFYAIRAALILSAADPQGLTVVNLLRKYPSESLRLNFSEGLQIVNSLSDLVKAKDQIVAFIKQQTTTQAQTNNATVNYAQLPDLRSPGKLPWQKTSFQFNDTARNRNLPVDLYLPQASAPAPLIVISHGVASDRFAFVYLAEHLASYGFAVAVLEHPGSNAERFQLYFSGLAGPPEAQEFINRPLDVKFVLDQLQQRDRSDRNLQGKINFQQIGAIGHSFGGYTVLALGGGKLNFQQLRRDCAPNRTLNVSVFLQCRAYELPAQNYPLQDERIKAVLAVNPIDSSVLGESGINQIKLPTMLVAGSQDIFAPPLSEQIYPFTWLPNPNKYLVLIENATHFSAIAEPTAENNVLPVPEALLGPNRAPAYSYLRALSVAFFDTHLLNRQEYRPYLQPGYAQYISQAPLNLSIVESLTTEQLKQALSGVDPQPKVPAPQPTPAAP; encoded by the coding sequence ATGAAAAAATTGCTAAAATATCTCAGTTTAGGTTTACTATCTACATTTTTGACGGCAACGCCCGGATTAGGAGCCGAGCGCATCAGTTTCTTTTACCCTCCGTTTGGAGAATTTTCTTTATCGGCTGAATCTTTAGAAAAATTTGCGAAAGAAGGCAAAATTGACAGCGAATTGTCATTTTATGCTAGTCGTGCTAATCCGGAGCAATTAGCTCAATTAAGGCAGCTTTTGCAACAAAAATTTGAGATTACACCTGTTTTGGTTTCTCAGTTTACCTATTCGCCTCTCGGAGAAGCAGTACTAAGACGGTTGGGGGAATTGTTACTTACTGACTCACGACAAAATGGTTTTTATGCCATCCGTGCAGCTTTGATTTTATCTGCTGCCGATCCTCAAGGCTTAACGGTTGTGAACTTATTGCGTAAATACCCAAGTGAAAGTTTGCGGTTAAATTTCTCCGAGGGGTTACAGATAGTCAATAGCTTGTCAGATTTAGTGAAAGCCAAGGATCAAATTGTCGCTTTTATTAAACAACAGACAACCACACAAGCCCAAACTAATAATGCCACGGTTAACTATGCTCAATTGCCAGATTTGCGATCGCCTGGAAAATTACCTTGGCAGAAAACCAGCTTCCAATTTAACGATACTGCGCGCAATCGCAATCTGCCTGTAGACTTGTATCTACCGCAAGCCTCAGCACCAGCACCTTTAATTGTAATTTCTCATGGTGTCGCTTCCGATCGCTTCGCCTTTGTTTATCTTGCTGAACATTTAGCATCCTATGGCTTTGCGGTAGCTGTCTTAGAACACCCCGGTAGTAATGCCGAACGCTTTCAGCTATACTTTTCCGGCTTGGCTGGGCCTCCAGAAGCACAAGAATTTATTAACCGTCCTTTAGATGTTAAGTTCGTTCTCGATCAACTCCAGCAGCGAGACAGAAGCGATCGCAACCTCCAAGGTAAAATCAATTTTCAACAAATTGGAGCAATTGGACATTCCTTTGGCGGTTACACTGTTTTAGCTTTAGGGGGAGGAAAGCTGAACTTTCAGCAACTACGCCGCGATTGTGCACCTAATCGCACCTTGAATGTCTCAGTCTTTTTACAGTGTCGCGCCTACGAGTTACCTGCTCAAAATTATCCGTTGCAAGACGAACGCATTAAAGCTGTACTGGCGGTTAATCCCATTGATAGTTCTGTTTTGGGCGAAAGTGGCATAAATCAAATCAAATTACCGACAATGTTAGTCGCAGGTAGCCAAGATATCTTTGCACCCCCTCTATCTGAACAGATTTACCCCTTTACTTGGCTTCCAAACCCCAACAAATATCTTGTACTCATTGAAAACGCAACCCACTTTAGCGCGATCGCAGAACCCACGGCGGAAAATAATGTTTTACCTGTACCAGAAGCTTTACTAGGGCCAAACCGTGCGCCTGCTTATTCCTACTTAAGAGCTTTAAGCGTCGCTTTCTTTGACACCCATCTTTTAAACCGCCAAGAATATCGTCCCTACTTGCAGCCTGGCTATGCTCAATATATTAGTCAGGCTCCGCTAAATCTCAGTATTGTCGAGTCTTTAACTACAGAACAGTTAAAACAAGCATTAAGTGGCGTAGATCCGCAACCCAAAGTCCCCGCACCACAGCCAACTCCGGCTGCGCCATGA
- a CDS encoding ion channel — MRFSLKKLFRKQGTHRRSLVHIKIRDGQFQIVGMGVWYSYWRDPYHLLLTVSWPGFFLLIAVAYLATNAVFALAYLAGGDCIENARPGSFLDVFFFSVQTLASIGYGAMYPKTLYANTIVTIEAMVGLMGIAVMTGLAFARFSRPTARVVFSRVAVITPHEGQPTLMFRTANKRRNLILEAQMRVYLMRDEVTAEGHYIRRIHELKLLRNLSPSFTLTWLAMHVIDESSQLYGMATESLLKTNSSIVVSLSGIDETVAQVLHARHTYSATDLLWNYQFVNIMHETSDGHRYIDYQYFHDVVSLDEISHDDS; from the coding sequence ATGAGATTTTCACTCAAGAAACTTTTTCGCAAGCAAGGGACACACAGGCGATCGCTTGTTCACATTAAAATCAGGGATGGACAATTCCAGATTGTGGGGATGGGTGTTTGGTATTCTTACTGGCGTGACCCCTACCATCTGCTGTTAACTGTTTCCTGGCCTGGGTTTTTCCTACTGATTGCTGTGGCGTATTTAGCTACTAACGCCGTATTTGCTTTAGCATACCTGGCTGGAGGAGATTGTATAGAAAATGCTAGACCAGGCTCTTTCTTAGATGTCTTCTTTTTTAGCGTGCAAACCCTGGCATCCATCGGCTATGGTGCTATGTATCCTAAAACACTTTATGCCAATACTATCGTGACTATTGAAGCGATGGTAGGCTTAATGGGAATTGCAGTGATGACAGGATTGGCCTTTGCTCGTTTCTCGCGTCCTACTGCACGTGTTGTTTTTAGCCGTGTTGCAGTTATCACACCCCATGAAGGACAGCCGACGCTGATGTTTCGCACCGCTAATAAGCGCCGTAACTTGATTTTGGAAGCACAGATGCGGGTGTACCTGATGCGAGACGAAGTTACCGCAGAGGGGCATTATATACGTCGCATTCACGAACTCAAGCTACTGAGGAATTTATCACCTAGCTTTACATTAACTTGGTTAGCAATGCATGTTATTGATGAGTCTAGCCAGCTCTATGGAATGGCTACAGAATCTTTACTCAAGACAAATAGCTCTATTGTGGTTTCACTAAGTGGTATTGATGAAACCGTAGCTCAAGTCCTTCATGCCCGTCATACTTATAGCGCCACTGACTTACTGTGGAACTATCAGTTTGTCAACATTATGCACGAGACAAGTGATGGACATCGCTACATTGATTACCAGTATTTCCACGATGTCGTCAGTTTAGATGAAATCAGCCATGACGACTCCTGA
- a CDS encoding site-specific DNA-methyltransferase — protein MTPKAKKSQKSSNFNPYYTQNNGALYLGDSLELIKYIDDNTINLILTSPPFALTRKKEYGNESSEKYIEWFLPFAAEFKRVLAENGSFVLDLGGAYLPGNPVRSIYQYELLVRLCKEIGFFLAQEFYHYNPARLPTPAEWVTIRRVRVKDSVNVVWWLSKTPNPKADNRKVLKPYSQSMQQLLKNGYKAKIRPSGHDISDKFQKDNQGAIPPNLLEIANTESNSAYLRRCKEAGIKPHPARFPQAFAEFFIKFLTDEGDLVLDPFAGSNTTGFVAEDLQRQWIAFEINEDYVTGSRYRFS, from the coding sequence TTGACACCAAAAGCGAAAAAATCACAGAAATCGAGTAATTTTAACCCTTATTATACTCAAAATAATGGAGCATTATATTTAGGTGACAGTCTAGAACTGATCAAATACATTGATGACAACACTATTAATTTAATTCTCACTTCACCACCATTTGCGCTGACACGCAAAAAAGAATACGGTAATGAAAGTTCAGAAAAATATATTGAATGGTTTTTACCCTTCGCTGCAGAATTTAAAAGAGTACTAGCTGAGAATGGCTCATTTGTTTTAGATTTAGGCGGCGCTTATCTTCCGGGAAATCCCGTGCGGAGTATCTATCAATATGAGCTTTTGGTGAGATTGTGTAAGGAAATTGGCTTTTTTCTCGCCCAAGAATTTTACCACTATAATCCGGCAAGATTACCTACCCCTGCTGAATGGGTAACAATTAGGAGAGTCCGCGTTAAAGATTCAGTCAATGTAGTTTGGTGGTTATCCAAAACTCCAAACCCTAAAGCAGATAATCGAAAAGTTTTAAAACCATATAGCCAGAGTATGCAGCAATTACTCAAGAATGGCTATAAAGCAAAAATACGTCCTAGCGGACATGATATTTCTGACAAATTCCAAAAAGATAATCAAGGTGCAATCCCACCCAATCTGCTAGAAATTGCCAATACAGAATCTAATAGTGCTTATTTGCGTCGTTGTAAAGAAGCAGGCATTAAACCTCATCCAGCTAGGTTTCCCCAAGCCTTTGCAGAGTTCTTTATTAAATTCTTAACTGATGAAGGTGATTTAGTGTTAGATCCATTTGCTGGTTCTAACACTACAGGATTTGTTGCTGAAGATTTGCAACGTCAATGGATTGCTTTTGAAATTAATGAAGATTATGTTACTGGAAGTCGTTATCGGTTTAGTTAA
- the cynS gene encoding cyanase — MSIPEITQTLFKAKKEKGLTFADLEKILGRDEVWIAAVFYRQASASEEEAKLLVEALELGPIYIKELTECPVKGLGPIVPTDPLIYRFYEIMQVYGFPIKDVIQEKFGDGIMSAIDFTLDIEKEEDPKGDRVKIIMSGKFLPYKKW; from the coding sequence ATGTCTATCCCAGAAATTACGCAAACACTATTCAAAGCTAAGAAAGAGAAAGGTTTGACCTTTGCTGATTTAGAAAAAATTCTGGGACGAGATGAAGTCTGGATTGCTGCTGTATTCTATCGTCAAGCTAGCGCTTCTGAGGAAGAGGCGAAGTTGTTGGTAGAGGCATTAGAATTAGGGCCTATATATATTAAAGAGCTAACTGAATGCCCTGTAAAAGGATTAGGCCCAATAGTACCAACCGATCCCCTGATTTATCGCTTTTACGAAATTATGCAGGTGTATGGTTTTCCCATTAAAGATGTAATTCAGGAAAAATTTGGTGATGGGATTATGAGCGCAATTGATTTTACTTTGGATATTGAAAAAGAAGAAGATCCCAAAGGTGATCGCGTGAAAATTATTATGTCTGGAAAATTTCTCCCATACAAAAAATGGTAG
- the psaB gene encoding photosystem I core protein PsaB produces MATKFPKFSQDLAQDPTTRRIWYAIATGNDFESHDGMTEENLYQKIFATHFGHLAIIFLWASSLLFHVAWQGNFEQWITDPIHIRPIAHAIWDPHFGKPAIEAFTQAGASNPVNIAYSGVYHWWYTQGMRTNADLYAGSIFLLLFASVLLFAGWLHLQPKFRPSLAWFKSAESRLNHHLAGLFGVSSLAWAGHLIHVAIPESRGQHVGWDNFLTTAPHPAGLQPFFTGNWGVYAQNPDTAGHVFGTSQGAGTAILTFLGGFHPQTESLWLTDMAHHHLAIAVLFIVAGHMYRTNFGIGHSIKEMMNAKTFFGKPVEGPFNMPHQGIYDTYNNSLHFQLGWHLACLGVITSLVAQHMYSLPPYAFIAKDYTTQAALYTHHQYIAIFLMVGAFAHGAIFWVRDYDPEQNKGNVLERVLQHKEAIISHLSWVSLFLGFHTLSLYVHNDVVVAFGTPEKQILIEPVFAQFIQAAHGKVLYGLDTLLSNPDSVAYTAYPNYGNVWLSGWLDAINSGTNSLFLTIGPGDFLVHHAIALGLHTTTLILVKGALDARGSKLMPDKKDFGYAFPCDGPGRGGTCDISAWDAFYLALFWALNTVGWLTFYWHWKHLGIWQGNVAQFNENSTYLMGWFRDYLWANSAQLINGYNPYGVNNLSVWAWMFLFGHLVWATGFMFLISWRGYWQELIETIVWAHERTPLANLVRWKDKPVALSIVQARLVGLAHFTVGYFVTYAAFLIASTAGKFG; encoded by the coding sequence ATGGCAACAAAATTTCCAAAATTTAGCCAGGATCTCGCACAGGACCCGACTACGCGTCGGATATGGTATGCGATCGCTACAGGCAACGACTTTGAAAGCCATGATGGCATGACGGAAGAAAATCTTTACCAAAAGATTTTCGCAACGCACTTCGGTCACTTGGCAATCATCTTCCTGTGGGCTTCCAGCCTCCTGTTCCACGTAGCCTGGCAAGGTAACTTTGAACAGTGGATCACAGATCCAATTCACATCCGCCCCATCGCCCATGCGATTTGGGACCCCCACTTTGGTAAACCAGCGATTGAAGCTTTTACCCAAGCTGGTGCTAGCAATCCTGTAAATATTGCTTACTCTGGTGTATACCACTGGTGGTATACCCAGGGCATGCGGACAAATGCTGACCTCTATGCAGGTTCAATCTTCCTGCTGTTGTTCGCATCAGTGCTATTGTTTGCTGGTTGGTTGCATTTGCAACCTAAGTTCCGTCCCAGCCTCGCTTGGTTCAAGAGTGCTGAATCTCGCCTAAACCACCACTTGGCAGGTTTGTTTGGCGTTAGCTCTCTAGCTTGGGCCGGCCACTTGATTCACGTTGCTATCCCCGAATCTCGTGGACAGCACGTAGGTTGGGATAACTTCCTAACTACCGCACCACACCCAGCAGGCTTGCAACCCTTCTTTACTGGTAACTGGGGCGTTTACGCTCAAAACCCAGACACAGCAGGTCATGTGTTCGGTACCTCCCAAGGTGCAGGGACTGCAATTCTCACCTTTTTAGGTGGTTTCCATCCCCAAACCGAATCCCTGTGGTTGACTGACATGGCTCATCACCACTTGGCGATCGCTGTTCTGTTCATCGTCGCTGGTCATATGTACCGTACCAACTTTGGTATTGGTCACAGCATCAAAGAGATGATGAATGCCAAAACCTTCTTTGGCAAACCTGTTGAAGGTCCATTTAACATGCCTCACCAAGGCATTTATGACACCTACAACAACTCCCTTCACTTCCAATTGGGTTGGCACCTAGCTTGTTTGGGTGTAATCACCTCCTTGGTGGCACAACACATGTACTCCCTGCCTCCCTACGCGTTTATCGCTAAGGACTATACAACACAGGCAGCGCTGTACACCCACCACCAGTACATTGCTATCTTCTTAATGGTTGGTGCCTTTGCTCACGGTGCCATCTTCTGGGTTCGTGACTACGACCCCGAGCAAAACAAAGGTAACGTACTCGAGCGTGTGCTACAGCACAAAGAAGCGATCATCTCCCACCTCAGCTGGGTATCCCTCTTCTTAGGTTTCCACACCCTCAGCTTGTACGTTCACAACGACGTAGTAGTTGCTTTCGGTACTCCTGAAAAGCAAATCTTGATTGAACCTGTATTCGCTCAGTTCATTCAAGCTGCTCACGGTAAAGTACTCTACGGCTTAGACACCTTGCTGTCTAACCCCGATAGCGTTGCTTACACAGCCTACCCCAACTACGGCAACGTATGGTTGAGCGGCTGGTTGGATGCCATTAACTCTGGCACAAACTCTCTCTTCTTAACAATTGGCCCTGGCGACTTCTTGGTACACCATGCGATCGCCTTAGGTCTGCACACCACCACCTTGATTCTCGTTAAGGGTGCTTTGGATGCTCGTGGCTCCAAGCTGATGCCCGATAAAAAGGACTTCGGTTATGCATTCCCTTGCGACGGCCCTGGTCGTGGCGGTACTTGCGACATCTCTGCTTGGGACGCTTTCTATCTAGCGCTGTTCTGGGCATTGAACACAGTAGGTTGGTTAACCTTCTACTGGCACTGGAAACACCTGGGTATTTGGCAAGGTAACGTTGCTCAGTTCAACGAAAACTCCACCTACCTAATGGGTTGGTTCCGTGACTACCTCTGGGCTAACTCTGCTCAGTTGATCAACGGTTATAACCCCTACGGCGTGAATAACCTGTCTGTTTGGGCTTGGATGTTCCTATTCGGACACTTAGTATGGGCAACAGGCTTCATGTTCCTCATCTCCTGGAGAGGTTACTGGCAAGAGTTGATTGAAACTATTGTCTGGGCACACGAGCGTACTCCTCTAGCTAACCTAGTTCGCTGGAAAGACAAGCCCGTTGCACTCTCCATCGTTCAAGCTCGTTTGGTTGGTCTAGCCCACTTCACCGTTGGCTACTTCGTAACCTACGCAGCGTTCCTAATTGCTTCTACTGCTGGTAAGTTCGGTTGA
- the psaA gene encoding photosystem I core protein PsaA: MTISPPEREEKKAKVIVDNDPVPTSFERWAQPGHFDRTLARGPKTTTWIWNLHALAHDFDTHTSDLQDISRKIFAAHFGHLAVVTIWLSGMIFHGAKFSNYEAWLSDPLNVKPSAQVVWPIVGQDILNGDVGGGFHGIQITSGLFQVWRGWGITNSFQLYVTAIGGLVLAGLFLFAGWFHYHKRAPKLEWFQNVESMLNHHLQVLLGCGSLGWAGHLIHVSAPTNKLLDAGVAIKDIPLPHEFILNKSLLIDLFPGFASGLAPFFTLNWGQYADFLTFKGGLNPVTGGLWLTDISHHHLAIAVLFIIAGHQYRTNWGIGHSIKEILENHKGPFTGEGHKGLYENLTTSWHAQLGTNLAFLGSLTIIIAHHMYAMPPYPYLATDYATQLCIFTHHIWIGGFLIVGGAAHAAIFMVRDYDPVVNQNNVLDRVIRHRDAIISHLNWVCIFLGFHSFGLYIHNDTMRALGRPQDMFSDTAIQLQPVFAQWVQNIHALAPGTTAPNALEPVSYAFGGGILAVGGKVAAAPIALGTADFLIHHIHAFTIHVTVLILLKGVLYARSSRLIPDKANLGFRFPCDGPGRGGTCQVSGWDHVFLGLFWMYNSLSIVIFHFSWKMQSDVWGTVDAAGNVTHITGGNFAQSAITINGWLRDFLWAQASQVINSYGSALSGYGLMFLGAHFVWAFSLMFLFSGRGYWQELIESIVWAHNKLKVAPSIQPRALSITQGRAVGVAHYLLGGIATTWAFFHAHILSVG; this comes from the coding sequence ATGACGATTAGTCCTCCGGAGCGAGAGGAAAAAAAGGCAAAAGTAATAGTCGATAACGATCCAGTACCTACCTCTTTTGAGAGATGGGCACAACCTGGACACTTCGACAGAACTCTAGCCAGAGGTCCCAAAACCACCACATGGATTTGGAACCTGCACGCCCTCGCCCACGATTTTGATACACATACAAGCGATCTACAAGATATCTCCCGCAAGATATTCGCAGCCCACTTCGGTCACTTAGCTGTAGTGACGATTTGGCTGAGCGGGATGATATTCCACGGTGCTAAGTTCTCAAACTACGAAGCTTGGCTCAGTGACCCACTAAACGTTAAGCCTAGTGCTCAAGTCGTTTGGCCTATTGTTGGGCAAGACATCTTAAATGGTGATGTTGGCGGTGGCTTCCACGGTATTCAAATCACCTCTGGCTTGTTCCAAGTATGGCGCGGCTGGGGTATCACCAACTCATTCCAGCTATACGTGACTGCCATTGGCGGTTTAGTATTAGCAGGCTTGTTCCTGTTTGCTGGTTGGTTCCATTACCACAAGCGTGCTCCCAAACTGGAATGGTTCCAGAATGTGGAGTCCATGCTGAATCACCACCTGCAAGTATTGCTGGGCTGTGGTTCTTTGGGATGGGCTGGACACTTAATTCACGTGTCCGCGCCGACCAACAAGCTATTGGATGCAGGGGTAGCTATTAAAGATATCCCCTTGCCCCACGAGTTCATCCTGAACAAGAGCTTGCTGATCGACCTATTCCCTGGCTTTGCTAGTGGTTTGGCACCTTTCTTTACCTTGAACTGGGGTCAGTACGCTGATTTCCTCACCTTCAAGGGTGGTCTCAACCCAGTAACAGGCGGCTTGTGGTTGACAGATATTTCTCATCACCACTTAGCGATCGCTGTACTGTTCATCATTGCTGGTCACCAATACCGCACCAACTGGGGTATCGGTCACAGCATTAAAGAGATCCTCGAAAACCACAAAGGTCCTTTCACTGGTGAAGGTCACAAAGGTCTTTACGAAAACCTGACCACATCTTGGCACGCTCAATTAGGTACTAACCTGGCCTTCTTGGGTTCATTGACAATCATCATCGCGCATCACATGTACGCGATGCCCCCCTATCCATATTTGGCAACTGATTACGCTACGCAGTTGTGTATTTTTACTCACCATATTTGGATAGGTGGTTTCCTGATTGTTGGTGGTGCTGCTCACGCTGCAATTTTCATGGTGCGTGATTACGATCCTGTTGTTAACCAAAACAACGTACTGGATCGGGTGATTCGTCACAGAGATGCGATTATCTCCCACTTAAACTGGGTTTGTATCTTCCTTGGCTTCCACAGCTTTGGACTGTACATCCACAACGATACAATGCGTGCCTTGGGCCGTCCCCAAGACATGTTCTCCGATACCGCAATTCAGTTGCAGCCAGTATTTGCTCAATGGGTACAAAATATCCATGCTTTAGCTCCTGGTACAACTGCACCCAACGCCTTAGAACCAGTTAGCTATGCCTTTGGCGGCGGTATTTTGGCTGTAGGCGGTAAAGTAGCAGCTGCACCCATTGCTTTGGGAACAGCAGACTTCTTAATTCACCACATTCATGCCTTTACCATTCACGTAACCGTTCTCATCCTGTTGAAGGGTGTGCTGTACGCTCGTAGTTCTCGTCTGATTCCAGACAAGGCTAACTTGGGCTTCCGCTTCCCTTGCGATGGTCCTGGTCGTGGTGGTACCTGCCAAGTATCCGGTTGGGATCATGTATTCCTCGGACTATTCTGGATGTACAACTCCCTGTCAATTGTAATTTTCCACTTCAGCTGGAAAATGCAGTCTGATGTTTGGGGAACTGTAGACGCAGCAGGTAATGTGACTCACATTACTGGTGGTAACTTTGCCCAAAGTGCCATCACAATCAACGGTTGGTTGCGTGACTTCTTGTGGGCGCAAGCCTCACAGGTAATCAACTCCTACGGAAGTGCGCTGTCTGGTTATGGATTGATGTTCTTGGGCGCTCACTTTGTTTGGGCATTCAGCTTAATGTTCCTGTTCAGTGGTCGTGGCTACTGGCAAGAACTAATTGAGTCTATCGTTTGGGCTCATAATAAACTGAAGGTAGCACCATCAATTCAACCTCGCGCTTTGAGCATCACTCAAGGTCGGGCAGTAGGTGTAGCTCACTACCTCTTAGGAGGAATCGCTACTACCTGGGCATTCTTCCACGCACATATTCTTTCAGTAGGGTAG
- the glsA gene encoding glutaminase A has translation MKGLTAITTTELSAWVQQAKSEADGGRVADRTPRLNMANPDWFAVHICCGTGKTYSVGDTRCVFPLMSVIKAFSLLYLLEHFGAEKVLQWVGVEPSDAPFNSLDQLISDRGYPRNPMINSGAITLADKLPGENTSDRTQRFCLWLNQLADCQLKLDELMLASVRLTRSPANQAIANYLAQTGHLKNLDISLDTYEQICCLSGTVEDVAKLGQLLACENPLIATKNRRIVNAVMLTCGLYEASAEFAVKIGLPMKSGIGGGLVAIVPGEGAIACYSPALDTVGNPVAGLAFVEVLAQNLNLSIFG, from the coding sequence TTGAAAGGACTGACAGCAATCACCACTACAGAGTTATCGGCTTGGGTACAGCAAGCCAAATCCGAAGCCGATGGCGGAAGAGTCGCCGATCGCACTCCCCGATTAAATATGGCTAACCCTGATTGGTTTGCAGTTCACATCTGTTGTGGTACGGGAAAAACTTACAGCGTGGGTGATACCCGTTGTGTGTTTCCCCTGATGAGTGTAATTAAAGCCTTTTCTCTACTCTATCTCTTAGAACATTTCGGTGCGGAGAAGGTTTTGCAATGGGTAGGAGTGGAACCCTCAGATGCGCCATTCAATTCTCTAGATCAATTAATTAGCGATCGCGGTTACCCTCGCAATCCCATGATTAATAGTGGCGCAATTACCCTAGCCGATAAATTACCCGGAGAAAATACAAGCGATCGCACTCAACGATTTTGTCTCTGGCTGAACCAATTAGCAGACTGTCAACTGAAGTTAGATGAACTTATGCTAGCTTCAGTCCGATTAACTCGTTCCCCAGCTAATCAAGCGATCGCTAATTATCTCGCGCAAACTGGACACCTGAAAAACCTTGATATATCTCTTGACACATACGAGCAAATATGCTGTCTTTCAGGAACAGTGGAAGATGTAGCCAAGCTGGGACAACTTTTAGCCTGTGAAAATCCCCTAATAGCCACAAAAAACCGCAGGATTGTTAACGCTGTGATGTTAACCTGCGGCTTATATGAAGCATCTGCGGAGTTTGCTGTCAAAATTGGTCTACCAATGAAATCTGGTATTGGTGGGGGCTTGGTAGCAATAGTACCAGGTGAAGGTGCGATCGCTTGTTACAGCCCCGCTTTAGATACAGTAGGTAATCCCGTAGCAGGGCTAGCGTTTGTGGAAGTTTTAGCCCAAAACCTCAATTTAAGTATTTTTGGGTAA
- a CDS encoding thioredoxin-like domain-containing protein, with product MMPRVRAPELPQNSTWFNTDTPLSIKQLKGRVIILDFWTYCCINCLHILPELKYLEQKYKDSLTVIGVHSAKFDNEKETENIRQAILRYDIEHPVVVDSGFQVWQEYTVRAWPTLMIIDPQGYVIGYVSGEGHRDALDELLEKLISEHQEKGTINFQELSLNLEKQRQPLITPLAFPSKVLATSAGLFIADSGHHRLVMSSLEGEIIHIIGTGKSGLTDGNFSEAEFSSPQGMAFDADNQILYVADTENHALRRIDLQRQVVETIAGTGEQSRNIRPDGGAGLSTKLNSPWDLVKVGNTLFITMAGPHQIWEMNLETGVIKTYAGTGAEGCVDGLLTESAFAQPSGITSNGEELYIADSEISSIRGVGIVEPRLVRTVCGSGDLFGFGDVDGQGENVRLQHCLGVEYADNFLWVADTYNHKIKLVSPSTGNCQTILGDGAMGLQDGQGKNSRFFEPSGLSVMGSKLYIADTNNHAIRCVDLSSFEVTTLQFQSLCAPDVCVPSNF from the coding sequence ATGATGCCCCGTGTAAGAGCGCCAGAATTACCACAAAATAGTACTTGGTTTAATACCGATACACCATTATCTATTAAGCAACTCAAGGGCAGAGTCATAATTTTAGATTTCTGGACATACTGTTGTATAAATTGCCTGCATATTTTACCAGAGTTAAAATATTTAGAACAAAAATATAAAGATAGTTTGACAGTTATTGGCGTTCATTCTGCAAAATTTGATAACGAAAAAGAAACTGAAAATATTCGTCAAGCAATCTTGCGTTATGACATTGAACACCCTGTTGTAGTAGATAGTGGTTTTCAGGTTTGGCAAGAATATACTGTACGTGCTTGGCCGACTTTAATGATTATCGATCCGCAAGGTTATGTAATTGGCTATGTTTCTGGTGAAGGACATCGTGATGCTTTAGATGAACTACTAGAAAAACTAATTTCCGAACATCAAGAAAAGGGTACGATAAATTTTCAAGAACTCAGCCTAAATTTAGAAAAGCAGCGTCAACCATTAATTACTCCTTTAGCCTTTCCTAGTAAAGTATTAGCGACATCAGCAGGTTTATTTATTGCTGATTCTGGTCATCATCGCTTAGTAATGAGTAGCTTAGAAGGTGAAATTATACACATTATTGGCACGGGTAAATCTGGTTTAACTGATGGTAATTTCAGTGAAGCTGAGTTTTCTTCACCCCAAGGAATGGCGTTTGATGCAGATAATCAAATTCTCTATGTTGCTGATACAGAAAACCATGCTTTGCGGCGAATTGATTTACAGCGCCAAGTTGTAGAAACCATAGCGGGAACTGGTGAACAAAGCCGTAATATTCGCCCTGATGGTGGTGCTGGTTTGTCAACTAAATTAAATTCTCCTTGGGATTTGGTGAAGGTAGGAAATACTCTATTTATTACTATGGCTGGGCCGCATCAAATTTGGGAAATGAATTTAGAAACAGGCGTAATTAAAACTTATGCTGGTACAGGTGCAGAAGGTTGTGTTGATGGTTTACTAACTGAATCTGCTTTTGCTCAACCAAGTGGTATAACTAGCAATGGCGAAGAATTGTATATTGCTGATAGTGAAATTAGTTCAATTCGCGGTGTGGGAATTGTAGAACCACGTTTAGTTAGAACTGTGTGCGGTAGTGGAGATTTATTTGGTTTTGGAGATGTTGATGGACAGGGTGAAAATGTCCGCTTACAGCATTGCTTAGGAGTGGAATATGCAGATAATTTTTTGTGGGTAGCAGATACTTACAATCACAAAATTAAATTAGTTAGTCCTAGCACAGGTAATTGTCAAACTATTTTGGGTGATGGTGCAATGGGTTTGCAGGATGGACAAGGTAAAAATAGTAGATTTTTTGAGCCTTCGGGATTAAGTGTTATGGGTTCAAAGTTATATATTGCTGATACCAATAATCATGCTATTCGTTGTGTAGATTTGAGTTCTTTTGAGGTGACAACATTACAGTTTCAGAGTTTGTGTGCGCCAGATGTTTGTGTTCCGTCTAATTTTTAG